The DNA region ACACTGGTAACCGATGGTGTTTCCGCTGAAAAATATGTCCATGAACACGATCCGGATGTGATTCTGATGGATATTCGCATGCCCGGACAGAGCGGTATTGAAACCATCCGTAATATCATGGCCTTCAAACCTGTTCCCATTCTTGTTGTAACCGCGACACTCGGCAATAATATGTCAGAGGTATTCCAGTGTTTTCACTATGGCGCCCTGGATGCGATTCTGCCGCCGAGACATCCTGAGTTCAGAAATATCCACCAATTGTCCCTGGAAAAAATAGGTCAGATTGGCGCGGATTTTATTAAAAAAGTCTGGATGATCGCGGGTCTGAAATCCCGAGTCGGCTTGAGTGGATTGTCCCGTCCTGAAGCCATGACTCCGGAGAAAAAAACGCTATTCCGGTCATACCGGATGATTGCCGTTGGTGCATCAACCGGAGGACCTGCGGCCTTGTCCATTCTGCTTCAGAGTTTCCCCGCAGAGTTCACAGTGCCGATCGTGATTGTACAGCATATGGATTTTGTCTTTTTGCAATCCTTGACCAAATATCTTCAGGGTTTTTCCAAACTACCGGTCAAGCTCGCGGAAAACGGTCATTCCCTGGACGGGGGCACGATTTATCTCGCAGGGCAGGAAAAGGCACATCTGCAAATTCAACAAGGGCGATTCCAATATACCACGATTCCACAGTCTATCCATATGCCGTCTGTGGATGTGTTTTTCAATTCAGTGGCTGAATCTTATGGTCCTCATGCCATCGGCCTGTTGCTCACAGGCATGGGAAATGATGGTGCCGCAGGATTAAAACACATGCAGGTTTGTGGCGGGTGGACTGTGGCTCAGGATGAAAAAAGCTCGGCGATTTATGGCATGCCCAAAGCGGCTGTGGAGTTAAACGCCTGTCGTCAGGTTCTTCCCTTGACAGAAATTGGTCCTGAAATTTTGAAACTTATTTCTTCATAACAAAAAACACTAGAAGCCTTTTGGTAAAAAAAGGTTATTTTTTAGATTCTTCATCAAGAGTCATAAAGATGGTATAAAGGGAGTCGGTTTGATACAGGCAAACTGTAAAGTTTTTTGACTGATTTTGAAAGGTGCCCTGAATTTTAATATTTTTGCAAAAAGCATTACCTGTGCAGCACTACCGTG from SAR324 cluster bacterium includes:
- a CDS encoding response regulator; protein product: MSDLTHVLIVNDSLSTGFLLKRLLTADPRFSPVTLVTDGVSAEKYVHEHDPDVILMDIRMPGQSGIETIRNIMAFKPVPILVVTATLGNNMSEVFQCFHYGALDAILPPRHPEFRNIHQLSLEKIGQIGADFIKKVWMIAGLKSRVGLSGLSRPEAMTPEKKTLFRSYRMIAVGASTGGPAALSILLQSFPAEFTVPIVIVQHMDFVFLQSLTKYLQGFSKLPVKLAENGHSLDGGTIYLAGQEKAHLQIQQGRFQYTTIPQSIHMPSVDVFFNSVAESYGPHAIGLLLTGMGNDGAAGLKHMQVCGGWTVAQDEKSSAIYGMPKAAVELNACRQVLPLTEIGPEILKLISS